A region of Candidatus Methylomirabilota bacterium DNA encodes the following proteins:
- a CDS encoding GNAT family N-acetyltransferase: MPTDGTRTATPGLHPSWTRGDFTVTTDPARLPLDGICALLARSYWAPKRTREVIERSLRASIPFGVLARGQLVGFARVISDRATYAYLCDVIVDESRRGQGVGTLIMECITSHPELQGLERWSLATRDAHALYRKFGFQELRHPERQMEIPRRP; the protein is encoded by the coding sequence ATGCCCACTGACGGGACGCGGACAGCCACGCCGGGCCTCCATCCGAGCTGGACCCGGGGTGACTTCACCGTCACCACCGATCCGGCGCGTCTGCCGCTGGACGGGATCTGCGCGCTCCTCGCCCGCTCCTACTGGGCGCCCAAGCGCACGCGCGAGGTGATCGAACGCTCGCTGCGCGCTTCCATCCCCTTCGGCGTCCTCGCCCGCGGACAGCTCGTGGGGTTCGCGCGCGTCATCTCCGACCGCGCGACCTACGCCTATCTCTGCGACGTGATCGTGGACGAGTCACGGCGCGGTCAGGGGGTGGGCACCCTCATCATGGAATGCATCACGAGCCATCCCGAGCTCCAAGGGCTCGAGCGCTGGAGCCTCGCCACCCGTGACGCGCACGCGCTCTACCGGAAGTTCGGCTTCCAGGAACTGCGCCACCCCGAGCGCCAGATGGAGATCCCGCGCCGCCCCTGA
- a CDS encoding cation diffusion facilitator family transporter, with protein MEPRTIGSGAATPAAISADAAAESRARVRAVLISLVVGAVILAAKFWAYRLTGSTAILSDALESIVNVVAAVFAFGGIVFAAQPADRNHPYGHGKIEFFSAAFEGGLIAFAAVMIFYEVIRALLYGSEVRALDVGLGIVMGAGVANLLLGWYLLRTGRAARSLTLVADAQHVLADFWTSVGIVVGLFLVRLTGIWWLDPVTAAVVALNLMRTGFRLVRHAAGGLLDEEDTPLLLRVLGVLDRHIGQGVIRVHHLRAIRAGRFHHVGAHLVVPEFWSVDRAHELAESLAERAIAELSVEGELVFHTDPCHRAYCAMCDLDDCVVRREPFRGRPPLTLEEAVQPDMPRL; from the coding sequence ATGGAGCCCCGCACGATCGGGTCAGGAGCCGCCACCCCCGCCGCCATCTCCGCGGACGCGGCCGCCGAGTCGCGCGCGCGGGTGCGTGCCGTGCTCATCTCGCTCGTGGTGGGGGCGGTGATCCTCGCCGCGAAGTTCTGGGCGTACCGGCTGACCGGCTCCACCGCCATCCTGTCCGACGCGCTGGAGTCCATCGTCAACGTGGTGGCGGCGGTGTTCGCGTTCGGAGGCATCGTGTTCGCGGCGCAGCCCGCCGACCGGAACCACCCCTACGGGCACGGCAAGATCGAGTTCTTCTCCGCGGCCTTCGAGGGCGGCCTCATCGCCTTCGCGGCGGTGATGATCTTCTACGAGGTGATCCGCGCGCTCCTCTATGGCTCGGAGGTCCGCGCGCTCGACGTCGGCCTCGGGATCGTGATGGGTGCGGGCGTCGCGAACCTGCTGCTGGGGTGGTATCTGCTCCGCACCGGGCGCGCGGCGCGCTCGCTCACCCTCGTCGCCGACGCCCAGCACGTGCTCGCGGACTTCTGGACGAGCGTGGGCATCGTGGTGGGCCTGTTCCTCGTCCGCCTGACCGGTATCTGGTGGCTGGACCCGGTGACCGCGGCGGTGGTCGCGCTGAACCTCATGCGGACGGGGTTCCGGCTCGTCCGCCACGCCGCCGGCGGCCTGCTCGACGAGGAGGACACCCCGCTGCTCCTCCGCGTGCTCGGGGTGCTCGACCGGCACATCGGGCAGGGGGTGATCCGCGTGCACCACCTCCGCGCCATCCGCGCCGGGCGGTTCCACCACGTGGGCGCCCACCTGGTGGTGCCGGAGTTCTGGTCGGTGGATCGGGCGCACGAGCTGGCGGAATCCCTCGCCGAGCGCGCTATCGCCGAGCTCTCGGTCGAGGGCGAGCTCGTGTTCCACACCGATCCCTGCCACCGCGCCTACTGCGCGATGTGCGACCTCGACGACTGCGTGGTGCGGCGCGAGCCCTTCCGCGGCCGCCCGCCCCTCACGCTCGAAGAGGCGGTGCAGCCGGACATGCCGCGCCTCTAA